In Phormidium yuhuli AB48, one genomic interval encodes:
- a CDS encoding DNA phosphorothioation-associated protein 4 yields MLHRVRVDKDKADLVRSLLRQGEMTTAPFPTYADILAFAAALGAKHKRRSPISSAVSREPSPVSLDIFISRGYDRLIQLLAIMATEEANILSPTDPEAEARRVELFEEYANGGLEILQGELRGAVDYTEHLLLLLTHECNPTRQDGMSFDLRRFL; encoded by the coding sequence ATGTTACATCGGGTGCGTGTAGACAAAGATAAAGCGGATTTGGTGCGATCGCTCCTGCGTCAGGGAGAGATGACCACAGCTCCCTTCCCCACCTATGCAGATATCTTGGCCTTTGCAGCGGCCCTGGGGGCCAAACACAAACGGCGATCGCCCATAAGCTCCGCCGTTAGCCGTGAACCGAGTCCCGTCTCCCTGGATATCTTCATTTCCCGGGGCTATGATCGCCTGATTCAACTGTTGGCCATCATGGCCACAGAAGAAGCTAACATCCTCTCTCCCACCGACCCCGAGGCAGAAGCGCGACGGGTAGAACTATTTGAAGAGTATGCCAATGGCGGCCTAGAGATTCTTCAAGGAGAACTACGGGGAGCCGTCGATTATACGGAACACCTCCTATTACTGCTCACCCATGAATGCAATCCCACCCGCCAGGACGGGATGAGTTTTGACCTACGGCGTTTTTTATAA
- the glgB gene encoding 1,4-alpha-glucan branching enzyme produces MSKTISTEQIDYIVHNSHQDPFSVLGAHTIERDGKPVWVVRAYLPDVEAAWVELSEERKSYPMESVHHPHFFECELDRPVDKKEETDPFPINYQLRLKQGDHERVIYDPYAFRSPKLTDFDIHLFSEGNHHRIYEKLGAHLLSTKGVEGVYFAVWAPNARNVSVLGDFNSWDGRKHQMAKRGNGVWEIFIPEVAVGTPYKYEIKNYDGHIYEKSDPYGFQQEIRPKTASIVTDLDSYQWSDTDWMETRRNTDPMTSPVSIYEVHLGSWLNASYDEPGTDYLGNPLPPVAVADLKPGARFLTYRELADRLIPYVKDLNFTHIELLPVAEHPFDGSWGYQVTGYYAATSRYGTPQDLMYFIDQCHQNGLGVVVDWVPGHFPKDGHGLAFFDGTHLYEHADPRKGEHKGWGTLVFNYGRNEVRNFLVANAIFWFDKFHIDGIRVDAVASMLYLNYDREDGEWVANQYGGCENIEAADFLRQVNHVLFSYYPGILSIAEESTAWPMVSWPTYVGGLGFNLKWNMGWMHDMLDYFAMDPWFRQFHQNNITFSIWYHYSENYVLALSHDEIVHGKSNMLGKVPGDEWQKFANLRCLYAYMFAHPGKKTLFMSMEFGQWSEWNVWDDLDWDLLQYPPHQNLKGFVSALNQIYRNEPALHSQDFEEPGFDWIDCNDNSHSVVSFLRRDKFSDDVIVVVCNFTPQPHSHYRVGVPEGGFYKEIFNSDAANFGGSNMGNLGGKWTDEWSFHNYPQSVDLCLPPLSVLMFKRDRDPSPVTTSSDTVSVNTTM; encoded by the coding sequence ATGTCAAAAACCATTTCCACCGAACAGATTGACTACATTGTTCATAACAGCCACCAAGACCCCTTCTCCGTCCTCGGCGCTCACACCATCGAACGAGACGGGAAGCCAGTCTGGGTGGTCCGGGCCTATCTCCCGGATGTGGAAGCCGCCTGGGTCGAACTCTCAGAAGAACGGAAGTCCTACCCCATGGAGTCCGTCCATCACCCCCACTTCTTTGAATGTGAACTCGATCGCCCTGTTGACAAAAAAGAAGAGACCGACCCCTTCCCCATCAACTACCAACTGCGACTCAAACAAGGGGACCATGAGCGGGTGATTTATGACCCCTACGCCTTCCGCTCCCCCAAACTCACCGACTTTGACATTCACCTCTTTAGCGAAGGGAACCACCATCGCATCTACGAAAAACTCGGCGCCCATCTCCTCAGCACCAAGGGCGTCGAAGGCGTCTACTTCGCCGTCTGGGCCCCCAACGCCCGTAACGTCTCGGTTTTAGGAGATTTCAACAGTTGGGATGGTCGCAAGCACCAAATGGCGAAACGGGGGAACGGAGTCTGGGAAATCTTCATCCCGGAAGTGGCTGTGGGGACTCCCTACAAATACGAAATCAAAAACTACGACGGCCACATCTACGAAAAATCCGACCCCTACGGCTTCCAACAGGAAATCCGCCCCAAAACCGCCTCCATCGTCACCGATCTCGACAGCTACCAATGGTCCGATACGGACTGGATGGAAACCCGGCGTAATACGGACCCCATGACCTCCCCCGTATCCATTTACGAGGTTCACCTCGGATCATGGCTGAACGCCTCCTACGATGAGCCAGGAACCGACTATCTGGGGAATCCCCTACCCCCCGTTGCCGTCGCCGACCTCAAACCCGGGGCACGCTTCCTCACCTACCGAGAACTGGCGGACCGCCTGATTCCCTACGTCAAAGACCTCAACTTCACCCATATTGAACTTCTCCCGGTTGCCGAACATCCCTTCGACGGGTCCTGGGGCTATCAAGTCACCGGCTACTACGCCGCCACCTCCCGCTACGGAACTCCCCAAGATTTGATGTATTTCATCGACCAATGTCACCAGAACGGCCTTGGCGTGGTTGTGGATTGGGTTCCCGGTCATTTCCCCAAAGACGGTCATGGCTTAGCCTTCTTCGACGGAACTCACCTCTACGAACATGCGGACCCCCGCAAAGGAGAACATAAAGGCTGGGGAACCCTGGTGTTTAACTATGGCCGCAACGAAGTCCGTAACTTCCTCGTTGCCAATGCCATCTTCTGGTTTGATAAATTCCACATTGATGGCATTCGCGTGGATGCGGTAGCCTCAATGCTTTACCTGAACTACGATCGCGAAGATGGAGAATGGGTGGCGAACCAATATGGCGGCTGCGAAAACATCGAGGCGGCAGACTTCCTACGCCAAGTTAACCATGTGCTGTTTAGCTACTATCCTGGCATCCTCTCGATCGCCGAAGAATCCACCGCTTGGCCCATGGTCTCTTGGCCCACCTATGTGGGGGGGTTAGGCTTCAACCTGAAATGGAATATGGGTTGGATGCACGATATGCTGGACTACTTCGCCATGGACCCCTGGTTCCGCCAGTTCCACCAAAACAACATCACCTTCAGCATTTGGTATCACTACAGCGAAAACTACGTCCTGGCCCTGTCCCACGATGAGATTGTCCATGGCAAGAGTAATATGCTGGGCAAGGTCCCGGGGGATGAATGGCAGAAGTTCGCCAACTTGCGCTGTCTGTACGCCTATATGTTCGCCCATCCGGGCAAGAAAACGTTGTTTATGAGCATGGAGTTTGGCCAATGGAGTGAGTGGAATGTCTGGGATGACCTAGATTGGGATCTGCTGCAATATCCGCCCCATCAGAATCTGAAGGGCTTTGTCAGTGCCTTGAACCAGATTTATCGTAATGAACCAGCACTTCATAGTCAGGATTTTGAGGAACCGGGCTTTGACTGGATTGATTGTAATGACAACAGCCATAGCGTGGTATCTTTCCTACGGCGCGATAAGTTCTCTGATGATGTGATTGTGGTGGTCTGTAACTTTACCCCTCAACCCCATAGTCATTATCGAGTCGGGGTTCCCGAAGGAGGTTTCTATAAAGAAATCTTCAACAGCGATGCAGCGAACTTTGGCGGCAGCAATATGGGTAACCTGGGCGGCAAATGGACTGATGAATGGTCGTTCCATAATTATCCCCAATCGGTGGATTTATGTCTGCCGCCTCTGTCGGTGTTGATGTTTAAGCGCGATCGCGACCCATCCCCTGTCACGACCTCTAGTGATACGGTGTCAGTCAACACAACGATGTAG
- a CDS encoding peptidoglycan D,D-transpeptidase FtsI family protein: MRYVRGRPLLPKHREIKRARVSRPSTPPRRSPSRPPSQSHEYRAQLAAYLTTLENVSDWAMTQFRDVVATPSRWRLLVVWALLVAAGLGLTLNLFALQVLEGPRLQERAAEQYQPQFQTLVPRRTIVDRRDIPLAIDRPVFNLYAHPKLFTAPPRDVAAELSVLLQESPAQLLEKFQSFPSGIPLADWLPQQTARQIARLRFDGLELIPVSRRSYPQKESAAAVVGYVDFDGLGQAGLEAAHNDVLKRNVVFVGDDAQNRGILDRAAPALARFDDLRLQLTLDMRLQGTAEAVLAQTMEEFQAQQGTVIVMDAWDGSVLSLVSLPSYDPNQYNDTPLERFRNWALNDLYEPGSTFKPLNVAIALEAGAIRPTDTFHDPGQIIVDGWPISNYDYAYAGGRGELTLTEILRDSSNVGMVRIMERMGASDYYDWLRRVELGELTQIDLPSETPGILKSRQEFLASPVEAATTSFGQGFAITPIQLVRLYGSLANGGYLVTPHVVQGLTDTAGQLQQPFPRPQRVRIFSEETVRDVVKMMEEAVEEGTGQNARIPGYRIAGKTGTAQKSLGDGGGYSSSAVVAGFVAIFPAEAPRYLVFVAVDEPSSGTGGQVAAPVSRAVIERMITLYQIPPS; this comes from the coding sequence ATGCGTTACGTGCGAGGTAGACCCCTACTCCCTAAACACCGAGAGATCAAGCGTGCGAGAGTCTCCCGGCCCTCCACCCCCCCCAGGCGATCGCCCTCTCGTCCCCCCTCTCAGTCCCATGAGTATCGCGCCCAACTGGCGGCCTATCTGACCACCCTGGAGAATGTCTCAGACTGGGCAATGACTCAATTCCGGGATGTGGTCGCCACCCCTTCCCGCTGGCGCTTGCTCGTCGTTTGGGCCCTATTGGTGGCCGCCGGATTGGGCCTAACCCTAAATCTGTTTGCCCTACAAGTCCTTGAAGGACCTCGTCTTCAGGAACGGGCCGCCGAGCAGTACCAACCCCAATTCCAAACACTTGTGCCACGACGGACAATTGTTGATCGCCGAGATATTCCTTTGGCCATTGATCGTCCCGTGTTTAATCTCTATGCTCACCCCAAACTCTTCACCGCTCCCCCAAGGGACGTTGCGGCGGAGTTGTCAGTGCTTTTGCAAGAGTCTCCAGCTCAACTCCTGGAAAAATTTCAGAGTTTCCCCAGCGGTATTCCCTTAGCAGACTGGCTACCACAACAAACTGCCCGGCAGATTGCCCGACTCCGCTTTGATGGTTTGGAACTTATCCCCGTCTCTCGTCGCTCCTATCCACAAAAGGAAAGTGCCGCTGCCGTGGTCGGGTATGTGGACTTTGATGGCCTAGGCCAGGCAGGATTGGAGGCAGCCCACAACGATGTCTTAAAACGAAATGTGGTTTTCGTGGGTGACGATGCTCAAAATCGGGGGATTCTCGATCGCGCCGCCCCCGCCCTCGCTCGCTTTGATGACTTGCGGCTGCAATTAACTCTAGATATGCGCTTGCAAGGTACAGCAGAGGCCGTTCTCGCTCAAACCATGGAGGAATTTCAGGCCCAACAGGGAACAGTCATTGTTATGGATGCTTGGGATGGCTCTGTGTTGTCTTTAGTGTCTTTGCCCTCCTACGATCCCAACCAGTACAATGACACTCCCCTGGAGCGCTTCCGCAATTGGGCCTTGAATGATTTATATGAACCCGGTTCTACCTTTAAACCCCTCAATGTGGCGATCGCCCTAGAAGCAGGGGCCATTCGACCGACAGATACGTTTCACGATCCCGGTCAGATCATTGTCGATGGCTGGCCCATCTCCAACTATGATTATGCCTATGCTGGGGGACGGGGGGAACTGACCTTAACGGAGATTCTCCGGGATTCCAGTAATGTGGGAATGGTACGCATCATGGAACGGATGGGGGCCAGTGATTATTATGATTGGCTGCGACGGGTGGAGTTAGGAGAACTCACCCAGATTGATTTGCCCTCTGAAACCCCAGGCATTCTTAAAAGCCGTCAGGAGTTTCTCGCCTCTCCCGTCGAAGCCGCTACTACCTCATTTGGCCAAGGATTTGCCATCACCCCGATTCAGTTAGTACGTCTGTACGGTAGCTTGGCCAATGGAGGTTATTTAGTGACCCCCCATGTGGTCCAAGGACTGACTGATACGGCCGGCCAGTTACAGCAGCCCTTCCCACGTCCCCAACGAGTTCGCATCTTTTCCGAGGAAACGGTGCGAGATGTGGTGAAAATGATGGAGGAGGCCGTGGAAGAAGGGACGGGTCAAAATGCGCGGATTCCCGGTTATCGGATTGCGGGAAAAACCGGAACGGCTCAGAAAAGTTTAGGAGATGGGGGAGGCTATTCCAGTTCAGCCGTCGTGGCTGGTTTCGTGGCCATTTTTCCCGCCGAGGCTCCCCGCTATTTAGTCTTTGTGGCTGTGGATGAGCCGTCATCCGGGACTGGGGGACAGGTCGCGGCCCCTGTGAGCCGGGCTGTGATTGAACGGATGATCACCCTCTACCAGATTCCCCCCAGTTGA
- a CDS encoding TIGR00297 family protein, with product MLEVNSLEWIRLHPWLFAVILNAGLWLFAALLPKKLLTPAGYVHAWILGVLVWGCLGWQGYTIVMFYFLFGSAVTRIGKAQKEAAGIAEKRDGARGPENVWGSALTGTFCAIALAGYAQLQGVPTHPLPAVPPLLIILLQLGYVASFATKLADTTASEVGKAYGKRTFLITSLQPVPAGTEGAISLEGTLAGLVGAVAIALLGYGLEMIDSIGMLWCILAAFIATNIESLIGATLQEQLDWMTNEVVNFINTAIGALLAILLGWGWALLLIANS from the coding sequence ATGCTTGAAGTCAACAGTTTGGAGTGGATTCGCCTGCATCCCTGGCTGTTTGCCGTCATTTTAAATGCAGGTTTGTGGCTGTTTGCTGCCCTACTCCCCAAGAAACTTCTTACCCCTGCGGGGTATGTTCATGCCTGGATTTTAGGGGTTTTAGTTTGGGGCTGTCTGGGGTGGCAAGGCTATACCATTGTCATGTTTTATTTCTTGTTTGGTTCAGCGGTGACGCGGATTGGGAAAGCGCAAAAGGAAGCGGCGGGGATTGCCGAGAAGCGAGATGGGGCCAGGGGGCCGGAGAATGTCTGGGGTTCAGCATTGACAGGGACATTCTGTGCGATCGCCCTGGCGGGATATGCCCAACTACAAGGAGTGCCCACCCATCCCCTCCCCGCCGTTCCGCCTTTGCTGATTATCTTGCTACAACTCGGCTATGTCGCCAGTTTCGCCACCAAACTCGCGGACACCACCGCCAGCGAAGTGGGCAAAGCTTACGGGAAACGGACGTTTTTAATTACCAGTTTGCAGCCAGTTCCCGCTGGAACCGAGGGGGCCATCAGTTTGGAGGGGACCCTGGCGGGGCTAGTGGGAGCGGTGGCGATCGCCCTGCTAGGCTACGGATTAGAGATGATTGACAGCATCGGGATGCTCTGGTGCATCCTAGCCGCCTTCATCGCCACCAACATTGAAAGTCTCATCGGGGCCACCCTCCAGGAGCAATTAGACTGGATGACCAATGAAGTTGTAAATTTCATCAATACGGCCATTGGTGCGCTTCTGGCGATTCTCCTCGGCTGGGGTTGGGCCTTGCTGTTGATTGCCAACAGTTGA
- a CDS encoding glutathione S-transferase family protein — MRLLQFSTSHYCRKVRLALGYKGISYEVENLTPGAHRFKLNPLVGLTTVPVLLPQSPEAPVAVGDSTEILRFLEVYYPEPSWAFGEPQGDRRAWLLEDWLDESIGTATRFLYYDFRAKEGQSVNPSWFAQTLVKVVRFQYDMSPARVDLARQRLDFALRELGEVWQGSPYLVGDRLSVADITAAGLLSPLALIPQYRQDYPWLFERIGQIHRHCQEPLPPGLTL; from the coding sequence ATGCGCCTTCTCCAGTTCAGTACATCCCATTATTGCCGCAAAGTTCGCTTGGCTTTGGGGTATAAGGGCATTTCCTATGAGGTGGAGAATTTGACGCCCGGCGCTCATCGCTTCAAGTTGAACCCCTTAGTGGGGTTGACGACGGTTCCGGTGTTGTTACCTCAGTCCCCTGAGGCCCCGGTGGCGGTGGGTGACTCGACGGAGATCCTAAGATTTTTAGAGGTCTACTACCCTGAGCCGTCTTGGGCTTTTGGAGAACCTCAGGGCGATCGCCGGGCTTGGCTTTTGGAAGATTGGCTCGATGAGAGTATTGGCACGGCGACCCGTTTTCTCTATTACGATTTTCGGGCCAAAGAGGGTCAGTCCGTCAATCCTTCTTGGTTTGCCCAAACCTTGGTTAAGGTGGTGCGGTTTCAGTATGATATGAGTCCGGCCCGGGTGGACTTGGCCCGTCAGCGTCTGGATTTTGCGTTGAGGGAGTTAGGAGAGGTTTGGCAGGGCTCTCCCTATTTGGTGGGCGATCGCCTCAGCGTCGCGGATATTACGGCGGCGGGCCTCCTCAGTCCCCTAGCGTTGATTCCTCAATACCGACAGGACTATCCCTGGCTGTTTGAGCGGATTGGGCAGATTCATCGGCACTGTCAGGAACCCCTACCCCCAGGATTAACCCTATGA
- a CDS encoding cation:proton antiporter domain-containing protein, producing MNPINLCFPIAATGFSQLPLPYLAQVLSPTDDPVAIFLIILAIMLVAPLLFERLKMPGIIGLILAGVVVGPHGLGLLELDSTIDLLGTVGLLFLMFLGGLETSLEDLRQNAKGAVSFGLATFLLPMIIGTAAILTLDYSLLAAILVASTFASHTLVALPVLNRLGIMKSRVVTATLGATLITNILALLVLAVVVRAEEGELTLEFWLFLIPSLIIYTFATLWGIPKLGRWFFIKFGHDDRAEFMFVLAALFVVSYLANLIQIEPIVGAFLAGVAITPLVPPLSPLMNRIQFIGNTLFVPFFLISVGMLVDPMILIEEPEALLVAGVMVAAEAVSKFAAAWGTGWFLKWSGPGRMVGFGLSIAQAASTLAAATVALEIGLVDEVTINGVIIMILITCVASPWITARWGAKLDTPQVESSETQASNEKQNQWGARILVPVANPDTEDRLLQLAIILAKRKNGTLLPLHVLSDRNGPVSSAAREGQQRLLSSAEMIAHGAVTAVEPIGRVDDSIDWGILRVAQERNASLVICGWKGYSTYRENFFGSVIDNVVRQSPVPVLVSRFPKPLENIQRVRLAVTDAQVASPLFKPTLTLARSVANELKSDLAVLQVLPSRAEVPRVDLSELEPELELDVQRGGLVVQVITVLEPNDLLVLIAGKNRAGGPALGRAAETIARSQPKSSMLILHFPEDQEGA from the coding sequence ATGAATCCGATTAATCTGTGTTTCCCGATCGCGGCGACTGGTTTTTCTCAACTGCCGCTGCCTTATTTGGCTCAAGTCCTGAGTCCGACGGATGATCCGGTTGCCATCTTCCTGATTATTCTAGCCATTATGCTCGTGGCGCCGCTTTTGTTTGAGCGGTTGAAAATGCCCGGTATTATTGGACTCATTTTAGCAGGAGTCGTTGTCGGTCCTCATGGGCTAGGATTGTTAGAACTTGATAGCACCATCGACCTTTTAGGAACTGTGGGGTTGTTGTTCTTAATGTTTTTGGGGGGGTTAGAAACCAGCCTCGAAGATTTGCGGCAAAATGCCAAAGGTGCGGTTAGTTTTGGTCTAGCCACGTTCCTCCTGCCGATGATTATCGGGACGGCTGCCATCCTCACCCTTGACTATTCCCTGTTAGCCGCGATTCTTGTCGCGTCAACCTTTGCCTCTCATACCTTAGTTGCCCTCCCCGTCTTGAATCGGCTGGGGATTATGAAATCACGGGTGGTGACTGCGACCCTGGGGGCAACACTGATTACCAATATTTTAGCCCTGTTGGTCTTGGCGGTGGTGGTACGAGCAGAAGAGGGAGAACTCACCCTAGAATTTTGGTTATTTCTGATTCCTTCCCTAATTATTTATACCTTTGCTACCCTCTGGGGAATCCCCAAACTGGGTCGTTGGTTTTTTATTAAATTTGGTCATGATGATCGAGCCGAATTCATGTTCGTGTTGGCGGCTCTATTTGTTGTTTCCTATTTAGCCAATTTAATTCAAATTGAACCCATTGTCGGTGCCTTCTTAGCTGGAGTTGCCATTACCCCCTTAGTGCCGCCCCTCAGTCCCCTGATGAACCGGATTCAGTTTATCGGCAACACCCTGTTTGTGCCCTTTTTCCTGATTTCTGTGGGCATGTTGGTGGACCCGATGATTCTGATCGAAGAACCGGAAGCCTTACTGGTGGCTGGGGTAATGGTGGCCGCCGAGGCGGTGAGTAAGTTTGCGGCGGCTTGGGGCACGGGCTGGTTTTTGAAATGGTCGGGTCCGGGTCGCATGGTGGGGTTTGGCTTATCGATTGCTCAGGCTGCCTCAACCTTGGCAGCGGCAACGGTTGCTCTGGAGATTGGCTTGGTGGATGAGGTGACCATTAATGGGGTCATCATTATGATTTTGATTACCTGTGTGGCCTCTCCTTGGATTACGGCTCGCTGGGGGGCTAAATTGGATACGCCTCAGGTGGAATCATCTGAGACCCAGGCGAGCAACGAAAAACAAAATCAGTGGGGGGCAAGAATTTTAGTGCCCGTGGCCAACCCCGATACGGAAGACCGCTTGCTGCAATTGGCGATTATTTTAGCGAAACGTAAAAATGGCACGCTTCTGCCCCTGCATGTCCTTTCCGATCGCAACGGCCCCGTTTCCTCGGCGGCCCGGGAGGGACAACAACGGCTGTTGAGTAGTGCGGAAATGATTGCCCATGGAGCGGTAACAGCCGTTGAACCCATTGGTCGGGTTGATGATTCCATTGATTGGGGGATTCTGCGGGTGGCCCAGGAGCGCAATGCCAGTCTTGTGATTTGTGGTTGGAAAGGCTATTCCACCTATCGGGAGAATTTCTTTGGCAGTGTGATTGATAATGTGGTCCGCCAGTCCCCGGTTCCAGTCTTAGTTTCCCGCTTTCCCAAGCCCTTGGAGAATATACAACGGGTGCGATTAGCCGTGACGGATGCTCAGGTGGCCTCACCTTTGTTTAAACCTACGTTGACCTTGGCTCGGTCGGTGGCCAATGAGTTGAAAAGTGATTTAGCCGTTCTTCAGGTGTTACCGAGTCGGGCCGAGGTCCCACGGGTTGACTTATCGGAGCTGGAGCCGGAGCTGGAGTTAGATGTGCAGCGCGGCGGCTTAGTGGTTCAGGTGATTACGGTCTTGGAGCCGAATGATTTGTTGGTCTTGATTGCCGGCAAAAATCGTGCGGGGGGTCCGGCCTTGGGACGAGCGGCGGAAACGATCGCCCGCAGTCAACCGAAGTCGTCTATGTTGATTCTCCATTTTCCGGAGGATCAGGAAGGGGCTTGA
- a CDS encoding type I glyceraldehyde-3-phosphate dehydrogenase, with translation MIRVAINGFGRIGRNFLRCWLTRENSGLEIVGVNDTSDPKTNAHLLKYDTMLGKLDAEVSSDSNSIIVNGKTIKCVSDRNPLNLPWKEWGIDLVVESTGVFVTEEGASKHLQAGAKKVLITAPGKGGSIGTYVMGVNHETYKHEDYNVVSNASCTTNCLAPIVKVLHENFGIIKGTMTTTHSYTGDQRLLDASHRDVRRARAAAMNIVPTSTGAAKAVALVIPEMKGKLNGIALRVPTPNVSVVDLVAQVERKTFTEQLNEVLQNAANGHMKGILGYSDEPLVSTDYKGANDSSVVDSSLTLVMDGDLIKVVAWYDNEWGYSQRVVDLAELVSEKWVG, from the coding sequence GTGATTAGAGTAGCAATTAATGGTTTTGGACGTATTGGACGCAACTTTTTGCGTTGCTGGTTAACCCGTGAAAATAGCGGGTTGGAAATTGTGGGGGTCAACGACACCTCTGATCCGAAAACCAATGCGCATTTGCTCAAGTATGACACGATGCTGGGCAAGTTAGATGCAGAGGTCAGTTCAGATAGTAATTCGATTATTGTCAACGGCAAGACGATTAAATGCGTCAGCGATCGCAATCCCCTGAATCTTCCCTGGAAAGAGTGGGGCATTGACTTAGTGGTGGAATCCACTGGGGTCTTCGTGACGGAAGAAGGTGCATCCAAGCACCTCCAAGCTGGAGCCAAAAAGGTTCTCATTACCGCCCCAGGGAAAGGAGGTAGCATTGGTACCTATGTCATGGGCGTCAACCATGAAACCTATAAGCACGAAGACTACAACGTAGTCAGCAATGCCAGTTGTACCACCAACTGCTTAGCTCCCATCGTCAAGGTGCTGCATGAGAATTTCGGTATCATCAAAGGTACCATGACCACCACCCACAGCTACACCGGGGACCAACGGCTCCTCGATGCCAGCCACCGGGATGTGCGTCGTGCTCGGGCCGCAGCCATGAACATCGTCCCCACCTCCACCGGTGCCGCCAAAGCTGTAGCCTTGGTGATTCCTGAAATGAAAGGCAAGCTCAACGGGATTGCCCTGCGAGTTCCCACCCCCAACGTGTCTGTTGTGGACTTAGTGGCTCAAGTGGAGCGTAAAACCTTTACCGAGCAACTGAACGAAGTGCTGCAAAATGCCGCCAACGGTCACATGAAAGGTATCCTGGGCTACAGTGATGAACCTCTTGTTTCCACCGACTATAAGGGAGCCAACGATTCCTCTGTTGTGGACTCCAGCCTCACCTTAGTCATGGATGGTGATCTGATTAAAGTTGTGGCTTGGTATGACAACGAATGGGGTTACAGCCAACGGGTTGTTGACCTGGCTGAACTGGTGTCTGAGAAATGGGTCGGCTAG
- a CDS encoding prohibitin family protein produces MKNAQPSPQNLQSIIIGAILAAIAIIGFSSFVVISPGQAGVISILGKARDGALLEGIHFKPPLVSVVDVYDVTVQKFEVPAQSSTKDLQDLTGRFAINFRLDPTRVVEIRRTQGTLQNIVSKVIAPQTQEAFKIAAARRTAEESITKRTELKQDFDVALQTRLEKYGVIVLDTSVVDLNFSREFAKAVEEKQIAEQRARRAVYVAQEAEQEAQAEINRARGKAEAQKLLAETLKSQGGRLVLQKEAIQAWREGGAQMPKVLMLGSESPGIPFLFNLQDVEDEALSGR; encoded by the coding sequence TTGAAGAACGCACAGCCAAGCCCCCAGAACTTACAATCGATTATTATCGGGGCCATTCTGGCGGCGATCGCCATTATTGGCTTTAGTTCCTTCGTCGTCATCTCTCCCGGCCAAGCGGGAGTCATCAGTATCCTCGGGAAAGCCCGAGATGGAGCCTTACTGGAGGGGATTCACTTCAAACCCCCCCTGGTTTCCGTCGTGGATGTCTATGATGTCACGGTTCAGAAGTTTGAGGTTCCCGCCCAGAGTTCCACCAAAGACCTTCAGGATTTGACGGGACGCTTTGCTATTAACTTCCGTCTCGATCCGACTCGGGTGGTGGAAATTCGCCGCACCCAGGGGACGTTACAGAACATCGTCAGCAAAGTGATTGCCCCGCAAACCCAAGAAGCCTTTAAAATTGCCGCCGCCCGGCGCACCGCCGAGGAAAGTATCACTAAACGCACGGAGTTGAAACAGGACTTTGATGTGGCCTTACAAACTCGTCTGGAGAAGTATGGGGTGATTGTTCTGGATACCAGTGTGGTGGATTTGAACTTCTCGCGGGAGTTCGCCAAAGCGGTGGAAGAGAAACAAATTGCTGAACAGCGGGCCCGCCGAGCCGTTTATGTGGCTCAGGAAGCGGAACAGGAAGCCCAAGCGGAGATTAACCGCGCTCGGGGTAAAGCGGAAGCCCAAAAACTCCTAGCGGAAACCCTCAAGTCCCAGGGTGGACGGTTAGTGCTGCAAAAAGAAGCCATCCAAGCTTGGCGCGAAGGGGGCGCTCAAATGCCTAAAGTCTTGATGTTAGGAAGCGAATCCCCGGGAATCCCTTTCCTGTTTAATTTACAAGATGTGGAGGACGAGGCCCTCTCAGGTCGCTAA